A genomic stretch from Neodiprion fabricii isolate iyNeoFabr1 chromosome 3, iyNeoFabr1.1, whole genome shotgun sequence includes:
- the LOC124178409 gene encoding coiled-coil domain-containing protein 43: protein MAAATDSFDTWLNKKLKALNTDEGVFGTYIRGILEGDETDTEKSEALEGILMGVTENKIDEHVAEILAAWAESLTKITPTNDLAPTEDVDVRLVRMLESQSLPTTTTRSYTEEERRIRETILAQYSQMSDNEESEGEGEEEGAAGGDCGIEKNMNAAVIAHQERERRERAKLESQKKKDKDKEDREKQKQLKEEKKEKRKTQKGERRR from the exons ATGGCAGCGGCAACAGACTCTTTCGATACTTggctaaataaaaaattaaaagcttTGAACACTGACGAAGGTGTATTCGGTACTTACATAAGGGGGATATTAGAAGGTGATGAGACCGACACTGAGAAATCCGAAGCGCTCGAAGGAATCCTCATGGGAGTTACG GAGAATAAGATCGACGAACACGTTGCCGAGATACTCGCTGCATGGGCAGAATCGTTGACTAAAATAACACCCACAAATGATCTCGCACCGACCGAAGACGTTGACGTCAGGTTGGTCAGGATGCTCGAGTCTCAGAGCCTGCCGACAACTACGACCCGGAGCTACACGGAAGAGGAAAGGCGGATCAGAGAGACGATACTCGCACAGTATAGCCAGATGTCTGATAACGAGGAAAGTGAGGGCGAGGGCGAAGAGGAAGGTGCCGCTGGCGGCGATTGCGGTATTGAAAAGAATATGAATGCAGCCGTTATCGCCCATCAGGAGCGAGAGAGACGCGAAAGGGCCAAACTGGAGAGTCAGAAGAAGAAAGACAAGGACAAGGAGGATCG GGAAAAGCAGAAGCAGCttaaagaagagaaaaaagaaaagcgaaAAACTCAGAAAGGGGAGCGACGCAGGTAG
- the LOC124178407 gene encoding prostatic acid phosphatase-like isoform X2, whose translation MEKSSEKSSSVPIEIETESDQMDTPGGFLANSCRRGRRGVCVSVVVFGAIIACVLLAFTAFASPAHTSRNLQQVLIIFRHGDKNPAETYPNDPYANHEWPDGWGALTKKGMLQLYTLGQRLRVMYRSLLGDKYQSKDLLVYSSYADRCIMSAQALLAALYQPGTEDMFIPGLAWRPIPVHTIPRHIDKLIVAKAPCPRLDRELQQAYLNFSTSANGSLDTMYRELSGYTGKNIASVLDVELLYNLLEIEVLNNLKLPEWAKNYYNNRTRELAAQSLALFTSNVMQRRLRGGPLLKEILTNMWMRRNGTDDRKMYLYSAHDLTLVTILRTMGFTEELTRPEYGAALIFELYTTAGGQDHEVRISYLNNTETNVPHVMNVKGCGEPCLLETLFEVWEPVLPQDWNSECLT comes from the exons ATGGAGAAAAGTTCGGAGAAATCTTCATCTGTTCCGATAGAAATTGAAACCGA AAGTGATCAAATGGACACTCCCGGAGGATTTTTGGCGAACAGTTGCAGGAGAGGTCGTCGAGGAGTATGTGTGTCCGTTGTAGTTTTTGGGGCGATTATCGCCTGCGTTCTGCTGGCATTTACCGCCTTCGCATCGCCGGCTCATACTTCAAGAAATCTTCAGCAAGTGCTTATA ATATTTCGACACGGTGACAAAAACCCCGCTGAAACGTATCCGAACGATCCGTATGCGAATCACGAGTGGCCAGACGGTTGGGGTGCATTGACCAAG AAAGGAATGCTTCAGCTTTATACACTGGGTCAGCGGTTGCGCGTAATGTACAGATCATTGCTCGGGGACAAGTATCAAAGCAAGGATCTTCTGGTGTACAGCAGCTACGCCGACAGGTGCATCATGTCGGCACAAGCGCTTTTGGCAGCGCTTTACCAACCAGGAACCGAGGATATGTTTATACCGGGACTTGCGTGGCGTCCGATTCCCGTCCACACCATACCAAGGCACATAGACAAG TTGATCGTGGCTAAAGCACCTTGTCCACGGCTAGACAGAGAGCTGCAGCAGGCCTACTTGAATTTCAGTACAAGCGCCAACGGTTCGTTGGATACCATGTACAGGGAACTGTCAGGCTATACTGGGAAGAACATAGCCTCGGTACTGGACGTTGAGTTGTTGTACAACTTACTAGAGATTGAG GTGCTAAACAATCTGAAGCTTCCTGAGTGGGCTAAAAACTACTACAACAATCGGACTAGAGAACTTGCTGCGCAGAGTCTGGCCTTGTTCACCAGCAATGTGATGCAGAGACGACTTAGAGGCG GTCCGCTTCTGAAGGAAATTTTGACGAACATGTGGATGCGGCGTAACGGCACAGATGATCGTAAAATGTACCTTTACTCGGCTCATGACCTTACACTTGTCACAATTCTGAGGACAATGGGATTCACCGAGGAATTAACGCGACCGGAATACGGAGCTGCACTGATTTTCGAGTTGTACACAACGGCCGGTGGTCAAGACCACGAAGTCAGG ATATCCTATTTGAACAACACGGAAACTAATGTTCCTCATGTCATGAACGTGAAAGGATGCGGGGAACCTTGTCTTTTGGAGACTTTGTTCGAAGTATGGGAACCAGTCTTGCCTCAGGACTGGAACAGCGAATGCTTGACCtaa
- the LOC124178407 gene encoding prostatic acid phosphatase-like isoform X1, with the protein MEKSSEKSSSVPIEIETESDQMDTPGGFLANSCRRGRRGVCVSVVVFGAIIACVLLAFTAFASPAHTSRNLQQVLIIFRHGDKNPAETYPNDPYANHEWPDGWGALTKKGMLQLYTLGQRLRVMYRSLLGDKYQSKDLLVYSSYADRCIMSAQALLAALYQPGTEDMFIPGLAWRPIPVHTIPRHIDKLIVAKAPCPRLDRELQQAYLNFSTSANGSLDTMYRELSGYTGKNIASVLDVELLYNLLEIEVLNNLKLPEWAKNYYNNRTRELAAQSLALFTSNVMQRRLRGGEYNGRSGAAVDTNRTVVDAGPLLKEILTNMWMRRNGTDDRKMYLYSAHDLTLVTILRTMGFTEELTRPEYGAALIFELYTTAGGQDHEVRISYLNNTETNVPHVMNVKGCGEPCLLETLFEVWEPVLPQDWNSECLT; encoded by the exons ATGGAGAAAAGTTCGGAGAAATCTTCATCTGTTCCGATAGAAATTGAAACCGA AAGTGATCAAATGGACACTCCCGGAGGATTTTTGGCGAACAGTTGCAGGAGAGGTCGTCGAGGAGTATGTGTGTCCGTTGTAGTTTTTGGGGCGATTATCGCCTGCGTTCTGCTGGCATTTACCGCCTTCGCATCGCCGGCTCATACTTCAAGAAATCTTCAGCAAGTGCTTATA ATATTTCGACACGGTGACAAAAACCCCGCTGAAACGTATCCGAACGATCCGTATGCGAATCACGAGTGGCCAGACGGTTGGGGTGCATTGACCAAG AAAGGAATGCTTCAGCTTTATACACTGGGTCAGCGGTTGCGCGTAATGTACAGATCATTGCTCGGGGACAAGTATCAAAGCAAGGATCTTCTGGTGTACAGCAGCTACGCCGACAGGTGCATCATGTCGGCACAAGCGCTTTTGGCAGCGCTTTACCAACCAGGAACCGAGGATATGTTTATACCGGGACTTGCGTGGCGTCCGATTCCCGTCCACACCATACCAAGGCACATAGACAAG TTGATCGTGGCTAAAGCACCTTGTCCACGGCTAGACAGAGAGCTGCAGCAGGCCTACTTGAATTTCAGTACAAGCGCCAACGGTTCGTTGGATACCATGTACAGGGAACTGTCAGGCTATACTGGGAAGAACATAGCCTCGGTACTGGACGTTGAGTTGTTGTACAACTTACTAGAGATTGAG GTGCTAAACAATCTGAAGCTTCCTGAGTGGGCTAAAAACTACTACAACAATCGGACTAGAGAACTTGCTGCGCAGAGTCTGGCCTTGTTCACCAGCAATGTGATGCAGAGACGACTTAGAGGCGGTGAGTATAATGGAAGATCAGGAGCTGCAGTGGACACAAA TCGTACTGTCGTTGATGCAGGTCCGCTTCTGAAGGAAATTTTGACGAACATGTGGATGCGGCGTAACGGCACAGATGATCGTAAAATGTACCTTTACTCGGCTCATGACCTTACACTTGTCACAATTCTGAGGACAATGGGATTCACCGAGGAATTAACGCGACCGGAATACGGAGCTGCACTGATTTTCGAGTTGTACACAACGGCCGGTGGTCAAGACCACGAAGTCAGG ATATCCTATTTGAACAACACGGAAACTAATGTTCCTCATGTCATGAACGTGAAAGGATGCGGGGAACCTTGTCTTTTGGAGACTTTGTTCGAAGTATGGGAACCAGTCTTGCCTCAGGACTGGAACAGCGAATGCTTGACCtaa
- the LOC124178407 gene encoding lysosomal acid phosphatase-like isoform X3, giving the protein MDTPGGFLANSCRRGRRGVCVSVVVFGAIIACVLLAFTAFASPAHTSRNLQQVLIIFRHGDKNPAETYPNDPYANHEWPDGWGALTKKGMLQLYTLGQRLRVMYRSLLGDKYQSKDLLVYSSYADRCIMSAQALLAALYQPGTEDMFIPGLAWRPIPVHTIPRHIDKLIVAKAPCPRLDRELQQAYLNFSTSANGSLDTMYRELSGYTGKNIASVLDVELLYNLLEIEVLNNLKLPEWAKNYYNNRTRELAAQSLALFTSNVMQRRLRGGEYNGRSGAAVDTNRTVVDAGPLLKEILTNMWMRRNGTDDRKMYLYSAHDLTLVTILRTMGFTEELTRPEYGAALIFELYTTAGGQDHEVRISYLNNTETNVPHVMNVKGCGEPCLLETLFEVWEPVLPQDWNSECLT; this is encoded by the exons ATGGACACTCCCGGAGGATTTTTGGCGAACAGTTGCAGGAGAGGTCGTCGAGGAGTATGTGTGTCCGTTGTAGTTTTTGGGGCGATTATCGCCTGCGTTCTGCTGGCATTTACCGCCTTCGCATCGCCGGCTCATACTTCAAGAAATCTTCAGCAAGTGCTTATA ATATTTCGACACGGTGACAAAAACCCCGCTGAAACGTATCCGAACGATCCGTATGCGAATCACGAGTGGCCAGACGGTTGGGGTGCATTGACCAAG AAAGGAATGCTTCAGCTTTATACACTGGGTCAGCGGTTGCGCGTAATGTACAGATCATTGCTCGGGGACAAGTATCAAAGCAAGGATCTTCTGGTGTACAGCAGCTACGCCGACAGGTGCATCATGTCGGCACAAGCGCTTTTGGCAGCGCTTTACCAACCAGGAACCGAGGATATGTTTATACCGGGACTTGCGTGGCGTCCGATTCCCGTCCACACCATACCAAGGCACATAGACAAG TTGATCGTGGCTAAAGCACCTTGTCCACGGCTAGACAGAGAGCTGCAGCAGGCCTACTTGAATTTCAGTACAAGCGCCAACGGTTCGTTGGATACCATGTACAGGGAACTGTCAGGCTATACTGGGAAGAACATAGCCTCGGTACTGGACGTTGAGTTGTTGTACAACTTACTAGAGATTGAG GTGCTAAACAATCTGAAGCTTCCTGAGTGGGCTAAAAACTACTACAACAATCGGACTAGAGAACTTGCTGCGCAGAGTCTGGCCTTGTTCACCAGCAATGTGATGCAGAGACGACTTAGAGGCGGTGAGTATAATGGAAGATCAGGAGCTGCAGTGGACACAAA TCGTACTGTCGTTGATGCAGGTCCGCTTCTGAAGGAAATTTTGACGAACATGTGGATGCGGCGTAACGGCACAGATGATCGTAAAATGTACCTTTACTCGGCTCATGACCTTACACTTGTCACAATTCTGAGGACAATGGGATTCACCGAGGAATTAACGCGACCGGAATACGGAGCTGCACTGATTTTCGAGTTGTACACAACGGCCGGTGGTCAAGACCACGAAGTCAGG ATATCCTATTTGAACAACACGGAAACTAATGTTCCTCATGTCATGAACGTGAAAGGATGCGGGGAACCTTGTCTTTTGGAGACTTTGTTCGAAGTATGGGAACCAGTCTTGCCTCAGGACTGGAACAGCGAATGCTTGACCtaa